In the genome of Osmerus mordax isolate fOsmMor3 chromosome 15, fOsmMor3.pri, whole genome shotgun sequence, one region contains:
- the LOC136957702 gene encoding nuclear factor 7, ovary-like isoform X1 gives MASSSSRQEDLSCPMCCDIFNDPVLLSCSHSFCKDCLQEYWKQRESCECPLCRRRSSNPDPPCNLVLKNLCESFLQERRGSEVLCSLHSEKLKLFCLDDKQPVCVVCQTSKPHSNHRCIPIDEAAQNHKEELQPALKSLQEKLKIFNEVKQTCDQTTNHIKIQTQHTERQIKEEFKKLHQFLQGEEEASIAALRKEEEQKNQVMKEKIEGLSREISTLSHTIRAIEEELRAEDISFLQNYKDTVKRAQSTLPDPQLVSGALIDVAKHVGNLTFRVWEKMQNIVTCTPVILDPNTAHPDLILSEDLTSVRLSQERQKLPENPERFDYYGWVLGSEGFNSGTHSWDVEVGDSTVWYLGVVAESVQRKGVLWGGDWGIWFYHGEYKARSSSALLTALTVRQKPQRIRLQLDYDRGKLSFSDSDRNTHLHTFTHTFIERVFPYIGNRCILHSLRILPVREGEKGQIRGGEDGERGRKKRENRKRRKRRRREEGQMSERVE, from the exons ATGGCGTCCAGCTCGTCTCGACAGGAGGATCTCTCCTGTCCTATGTGCTGTGACATCTTTAAtgatcctgtcctcctgtcatgTAGCCACAGCTTCTGTAAAGACTGCCTGCAGGAATACTGGAAACAGAGAGAATCATGTGAATGCCCACTCTGTAGGAGAAGATCTTCCAATCCAGATCCACCATGTAACCTGGTCCTGAAGAACCTGTGTGAGTCCTTCTTACAGGAGAGACGAGGGTCTGAGGTGCTCTGCAGTCTGCACAGTGAGAAACTCAAGCTCTTCTGTCTGGATGATaaacagccagtgtgtgtggtgtgtcaaaCGTCGAAACCACACTCCAACCACAGATGTATACCCATAGATGAAGCTGCACAGAATCATAAG gaGGAACTCCAGCCTGCTCTGAAGTCCTTACAGGAGAAGCTTAAGATCTTTAATGAAGTTAAACAGACCTGTGATCAAACCACAAATCATATTAAG ATccagacacagcacacagagaggcagattAAGGAGGAATTTAAGAAGCTTCACCAGTTTCTacaaggggaagaggaggccaGTATAGCTGcactgaggaaggaggaggagcagaagaatcAGGTGATGAAGGAGAAGATTGAGGGGCTGAGCAGAGAGATAtcaacactttcacacacaatcagagccatagaggaggagctgagagctGAAGACATCTCATTCCTGCAG AACTACAAGGACACAGTGAAAAG AGCCCAGTCCACTCTGCCGGATCCACAGCTGGTCTCAGGAGCACTGATAGATGTGGCCAAACATGTGGGCAACCTGACCTTCAGAGTCTGGGAGAAGATGCAGAACATTGTTACATGCA ctcctgtGATTCTGGACCCCAACACTGCCCATCCAGACCTCATCCTGTCTGAGGATCTGACCAGTGTCAGACTCagtcaggagagacagaagCTTCCTGAAAACCCAGAGAGGTTTGATTACTATGGATGGGTCCTGGGCTCTGAGGGCTTTAACtcagggacacacagctgggatgtTGAGGTTGGAGACAGTACAGTCTGGTACCTGGGTGTGGTAGCAGAGTCTGTCCAGAGGAAGGGGGTCTTATGGGGTGGAGACTGGGGGATCTGGTTCTACCATGGTGAATATAAAGCAAGATCTTCATCAGCTCTGTTAACTGCTCTCACAGTGAGACAGAAACCTCAGAGGATCAGATTGCAGCTGGACTATGACAGAGGAAAGCTGTCATTCTCTGACTCtgatagaaacacacacctacacacattcacacacaccttcattgaGAGAGTGTTTCCTTACATTGGTAATCGCTGCATTCTGCACTCTCTGAGGATCTTaccagtgagggagggagagaagggacagataagagggggagaggatggagagagggggagaaagaagagagaaaatagaaaaaggaggaaaaggagaaggagagaggaaggacagatgagtgagagagtggagtGA
- the LOC136957702 gene encoding nuclear factor 7, ovary-like isoform X2, with translation MASSSSRQEDLSCPMCCDIFNDPVLLSCSHSFCKDCLQEYWKQRESCECPLCRRRSSNPDPPCNLVLKNLCESFLQERRGSEVLCSLHSEKLKLFCLDDKQPVCVVCQTSKPHSNHRCIPIDEAAQNHKELQPALKSLQEKLKIFNEVKQTCDQTTNHIKIQTQHTERQIKEEFKKLHQFLQGEEEASIAALRKEEEQKNQVMKEKIEGLSREISTLSHTIRAIEEELRAEDISFLQNYKDTVKRAQSTLPDPQLVSGALIDVAKHVGNLTFRVWEKMQNIVTCTPVILDPNTAHPDLILSEDLTSVRLSQERQKLPENPERFDYYGWVLGSEGFNSGTHSWDVEVGDSTVWYLGVVAESVQRKGVLWGGDWGIWFYHGEYKARSSSALLTALTVRQKPQRIRLQLDYDRGKLSFSDSDRNTHLHTFTHTFIERVFPYIGNRCILHSLRILPVREGEKGQIRGGEDGERGRKKRENRKRRKRRRREEGQMSERVE, from the exons ATGGCGTCCAGCTCGTCTCGACAGGAGGATCTCTCCTGTCCTATGTGCTGTGACATCTTTAAtgatcctgtcctcctgtcatgTAGCCACAGCTTCTGTAAAGACTGCCTGCAGGAATACTGGAAACAGAGAGAATCATGTGAATGCCCACTCTGTAGGAGAAGATCTTCCAATCCAGATCCACCATGTAACCTGGTCCTGAAGAACCTGTGTGAGTCCTTCTTACAGGAGAGACGAGGGTCTGAGGTGCTCTGCAGTCTGCACAGTGAGAAACTCAAGCTCTTCTGTCTGGATGATaaacagccagtgtgtgtggtgtgtcaaaCGTCGAAACCACACTCCAACCACAGATGTATACCCATAGATGAAGCTGCACAGAATCATAAG GAACTCCAGCCTGCTCTGAAGTCCTTACAGGAGAAGCTTAAGATCTTTAATGAAGTTAAACAGACCTGTGATCAAACCACAAATCATATTAAG ATccagacacagcacacagagaggcagattAAGGAGGAATTTAAGAAGCTTCACCAGTTTCTacaaggggaagaggaggccaGTATAGCTGcactgaggaaggaggaggagcagaagaatcAGGTGATGAAGGAGAAGATTGAGGGGCTGAGCAGAGAGATAtcaacactttcacacacaatcagagccatagaggaggagctgagagctGAAGACATCTCATTCCTGCAG AACTACAAGGACACAGTGAAAAG AGCCCAGTCCACTCTGCCGGATCCACAGCTGGTCTCAGGAGCACTGATAGATGTGGCCAAACATGTGGGCAACCTGACCTTCAGAGTCTGGGAGAAGATGCAGAACATTGTTACATGCA ctcctgtGATTCTGGACCCCAACACTGCCCATCCAGACCTCATCCTGTCTGAGGATCTGACCAGTGTCAGACTCagtcaggagagacagaagCTTCCTGAAAACCCAGAGAGGTTTGATTACTATGGATGGGTCCTGGGCTCTGAGGGCTTTAACtcagggacacacagctgggatgtTGAGGTTGGAGACAGTACAGTCTGGTACCTGGGTGTGGTAGCAGAGTCTGTCCAGAGGAAGGGGGTCTTATGGGGTGGAGACTGGGGGATCTGGTTCTACCATGGTGAATATAAAGCAAGATCTTCATCAGCTCTGTTAACTGCTCTCACAGTGAGACAGAAACCTCAGAGGATCAGATTGCAGCTGGACTATGACAGAGGAAAGCTGTCATTCTCTGACTCtgatagaaacacacacctacacacattcacacacaccttcattgaGAGAGTGTTTCCTTACATTGGTAATCGCTGCATTCTGCACTCTCTGAGGATCTTaccagtgagggagggagagaagggacagataagagggggagaggatggagagagggggagaaagaagagagaaaatagaaaaaggaggaaaaggagaaggagagaggaaggacagatgagtgagagagtggagtGA